The following proteins come from a genomic window of Macrobrachium nipponense isolate FS-2020 chromosome 18, ASM1510439v2, whole genome shotgun sequence:
- the LOC135196941 gene encoding uncharacterized histidine-rich protein DDB_G0274557-like encodes MWKVVLLVSFASVVLQEAAAQGGAESIPFPGFLPSERIREIGPEADDQPNDIYAHLPVRRPKLEDDEVVIYPHHFGFEFGQDPEHHIYEVHSAKELASLSHKHDKHGKHAHDHDHDHHDKASKGASKDGSKTLNHVPASTSNPPPPPPSAPAHPFPQYPPPPHGAFPPPPPPPPHARPPYPYRAPGFPHQG; translated from the exons ATG TGGAAGGTGGTATTGCTAGTTAGCTTCGCGAGTGTTGTCCTGCAGGAGGCAGCGGCGCAGGGCGGAGCAGAGAGCATCCCCTTCCCAGGCTTCCTTCCAAGTGAGCGTATCAG GGAAATTGGTCCTGAAGCGGACGATCAGCCCAATGATATCTACGCTCATCTACCCGTGAGACGCCCCAAGCTAGAAGATGACGAAGTGGTAATCTACCCACATCACTTTGGCTTCGAGTTTGGACAGGACCCAGAGCACCACATTTACGAGGTGCACTCGGCAAAGGAGCTGGCCAGCCTCTCACACAAGCACGACAAGCATGGCAAGCACGCACACGACCATGACCATGACCACCACGATAAGGCCTCTAAGGGCGCATCCAAGGACGGGTCAAAGACCCTTAATCATGTCCCTGCATCCACCagcaaccctcctcctcctcctccctctgccCCAGCACATCCCTTCCCTCAATACCCTCCTCCCCCACATGgcgcttttcctcctcctcctcctcctcctcctcacgctCGCCCTCCATACCCATACCGTGCCCCTGGTTTCCCCCATCAAGGGTAG